A single window of Paenibacillus sp. SYP-B4298 DNA harbors:
- a CDS encoding putative phage tail protein: protein MSYGTNRYGQLRYGADGGGEDRLDVEGQVDLMAYLPFYYEGVMEMEALQKQLGLSLYVQQRSAQEMMNQRFIASATWGLERWERELGMQSDPSMPYEWRREMVLAKVRGSGTATKAMLIRAAAAFSGGEVEIAEFPEEYRFDIQFVGVMGVPLNMAGLIQFMDEVKPAHLAYSFKYTYTWWNTLTQLSWDQAKSKTWNQLRVYEGE, encoded by the coding sequence TTGAGCTACGGGACAAATAGGTACGGACAGTTGCGCTACGGGGCGGATGGTGGTGGGGAGGACCGCCTGGACGTAGAGGGCCAGGTTGATCTTATGGCGTATCTTCCCTTCTACTATGAAGGCGTGATGGAGATGGAGGCGCTGCAGAAGCAGCTTGGCCTCTCACTGTATGTACAGCAGAGAAGTGCCCAAGAGATGATGAATCAGCGTTTTATTGCATCTGCGACATGGGGACTGGAGCGATGGGAGCGAGAGCTGGGGATGCAGAGCGATCCCTCTATGCCATATGAATGGCGGCGGGAGATGGTGCTCGCCAAGGTGCGCGGCTCCGGCACGGCAACCAAGGCGATGCTGATTCGTGCTGCTGCCGCCTTCTCTGGCGGCGAGGTGGAGATTGCGGAGTTTCCAGAGGAATACCGATTCGATATTCAATTCGTCGGCGTGATGGGTGTGCCACTTAATATGGCGGGCTTAATTCAGTTTATGGACGAAGTGAAACCGGCGCATCTGGCCTATTCATTTAAATATACGTATACGTGGTGGAACACACTGACGCAGTTATCTTGGGATCAGGCCAAGAGCAAAACGTGGAACCAACTACGAGTTTATGAGGGAGAGTGA